The Buttiauxella selenatireducens genome has a window encoding:
- a CDS encoding OB-fold protein has translation MALISCKECQKEVSRSAKACPHCGASKPAATKEKTVKGFLGLVTLILGGLIWFGSVNAQENVQQNDNVNEPTASKEIVSYTAVQLSKAYEENEVATDEALKGKRVNVTGQVESIDKDYSGTIFIHISTLNESMPARMDIAERQKAVATSLRNGDKISITCEKMSRLVGEPYGSDCVINPPADTQPVTATAPTQPAENKTFSCDETDPGCLVAKVILSAWPECLRGIEKEAGENFKWGNGGNVSGYDQITNIGTVDGNNISVTDENGVTSQLNYTCKIDISTKRVLSVNINK, from the coding sequence ATGGCTTTAATTTCTTGCAAGGAATGCCAAAAAGAAGTGTCGAGGTCCGCAAAAGCATGTCCACATTGTGGTGCCAGCAAACCGGCTGCCACCAAAGAGAAAACGGTTAAAGGCTTTTTGGGTTTGGTGACTCTCATTTTGGGCGGGTTGATTTGGTTTGGCTCGGTAAATGCCCAGGAAAATGTTCAGCAAAATGACAATGTTAACGAACCCACAGCGTCGAAAGAAATCGTAAGTTACACCGCCGTTCAATTATCCAAAGCATATGAAGAAAACGAAGTAGCTACCGATGAGGCGCTGAAAGGCAAGCGGGTCAATGTCACAGGCCAGGTGGAATCAATAGACAAAGATTACTCCGGCACGATATTTATCCATATCAGCACGTTAAATGAGTCTATGCCCGCCAGAATGGATATTGCGGAGAGGCAAAAAGCCGTGGCAACGTCGCTTCGTAACGGCGACAAAATTAGTATCACATGCGAAAAAATGTCGCGACTGGTTGGAGAACCTTATGGCAGTGATTGCGTCATTAACCCACCCGCTGATACGCAACCTGTTACTGCAACCGCGCCCACTCAACCTGCTGAAAATAAAACGTTTAGCTGTGACGAGACAGACCCTGGTTGCCTCGTGGCAAAAGTCATCCTGAGCGCCTGGCCTGAATGCTTGAGAGGCATTGAAAAGGAAGCCGGAGAAAACTTTAAATGGGGCAACGGGGGAAACGTTTCTGGTTATGATCAAATAACCAATATTGGGACTGTTGATGGCAACAACATTAGCGTTACTGATGAAAATGGGGTCACTTCTCAGTTAAATTATACATGTAAAATAGATATATCAACCAAACGCGTACTGTCTGTAAACATCAATAAGTAG
- a CDS encoding EAL domain-containing protein, producing the protein MQKSVIPLITAILFFLTGTFILNLQLWFSAGFANTAGAVRAAKSIDGILEEARVATEEGMAIAKAECTSEAQYRLGTEAALEPHLRTILIIKHDKIWCSSLPGNRLLLANIAELPDTLLALVQARYSLNGLPVLLYQTSIQEGKIIVTISDSHIRDALNTSLKNTHFMLVVHGRAIGLTGAVKDHSSSDEKYGFVQSNNYPFRVAYNHPAFFSLQRLFDQGAGMLLFILLISCAVAYALHKYFNKYTTPEDTLRSAIDNGEIVPFYQPIVNGRTGTLRGVEVLARWKHPTAGFISPASFIPIAEKSGLIVQLTQSLMAQVIANMNAITSKLPEGFHLGINFSATHINSPAFLDDCMKYRDSFQCKDLTHVIEVTEREPLNVDEQLITKLNILHDSGFAIALDDFGTGYSGLSYLNDLQIDYIKIDQSFVGRVNENAESTILLDCVIDLASRLSLSIVAEGVETLAQVEYLNRHNITFLQGYYFYKPVSFTDLVKILLSRPREKVVIE; encoded by the coding sequence ATGCAAAAATCAGTCATTCCGCTCATCACCGCGATATTATTTTTCCTTACAGGCACGTTCATTCTGAACCTGCAACTCTGGTTTTCTGCTGGTTTCGCAAACACCGCTGGAGCCGTGAGAGCCGCTAAAAGTATTGACGGGATCCTTGAAGAAGCGCGGGTTGCCACCGAGGAAGGAATGGCTATCGCTAAAGCCGAATGTACATCAGAGGCGCAATACCGGCTCGGGACTGAAGCTGCGTTAGAACCCCATCTCAGAACCATTCTGATTATTAAGCATGACAAAATATGGTGTTCCTCTCTCCCCGGAAATCGCCTGTTGCTGGCTAACATAGCCGAACTCCCTGACACCCTGCTCGCGCTTGTTCAGGCAAGATACAGCCTGAATGGTTTGCCTGTGCTGCTTTACCAGACGTCTATACAGGAAGGAAAAATTATTGTGACCATCAGTGACTCTCACATTCGGGATGCACTGAACACCTCACTTAAAAATACCCATTTCATGTTGGTGGTTCATGGCCGGGCCATTGGCCTTACTGGTGCGGTTAAGGATCATTCCAGCAGCGATGAAAAATACGGTTTTGTGCAGTCAAACAATTATCCGTTCAGGGTCGCCTATAACCATCCTGCATTTTTCAGCCTACAACGGTTGTTTGACCAGGGGGCTGGAATGCTGCTGTTTATTCTGCTGATCTCCTGCGCCGTGGCATATGCCTTACATAAATACTTCAACAAATACACCACACCAGAAGACACTTTACGCAGTGCCATCGATAACGGCGAGATTGTGCCTTTTTATCAACCCATCGTGAATGGCAGAACAGGAACGCTTCGGGGAGTGGAAGTTCTGGCTCGGTGGAAACACCCGACAGCCGGTTTTATTTCACCGGCGTCCTTCATACCGATTGCCGAAAAATCAGGTCTGATTGTGCAGTTAACTCAGTCCCTGATGGCACAGGTCATTGCCAATATGAATGCCATTACCAGTAAATTACCTGAAGGTTTTCATCTCGGGATCAATTTTAGCGCCACGCATATTAATTCCCCTGCTTTCCTCGATGACTGCATGAAATACCGTGACAGTTTCCAATGCAAAGATCTGACACACGTGATTGAGGTGACTGAACGGGAACCTTTAAACGTCGACGAACAACTCATTACTAAACTCAATATCCTGCATGACAGTGGTTTTGCCATTGCACTGGATGATTTTGGTACGGGTTATTCTGGGCTTTCTTATCTCAATGATTTACAAATTGATTATATTAAAATCGACCAGAGTTTCGTGGGTAGAGTGAATGAAAATGCGGAGTCCACCATACTGCTTGATTGTGTTATTGACCTGGCGAGCAGGCTGTCATTAAGCATTGTGGCGGAGGGCGTTGAGACATTGGCACAAGTGGAATATCTGAACCGACACAACATCACATTTCTTCAGGGATACTATTTTTACAAACCCGTCAGCTTTACGGATCTGGTGAAAATACTGTTGTCCAGGCCCAGAGAAAAGGTTGTCATTGAATGA
- a CDS encoding DMSO/selenate family reductase complex B subunit has translation MTTQYGFYIDSSRCTGCKTCELACKDYKNLSPDVSFRRIYEYAGGDWQEDNGVWQQNVFAYYLSIACNHCEDPACTKVCPSGAMHKREDGFVVVNEDVCIGCRYCHMACPYGAPQYNAEKGHMTKCDGCYSRIAEGKKPICVESCPLRALDMAPIDELRKKYGVQAAIAPLPSAHFTKPNIVIKPNANSRPCGDKTGYLANPEEV, from the coding sequence ATGACAACCCAATATGGTTTTTATATTGATTCCAGTCGTTGCACCGGCTGCAAAACTTGCGAGCTGGCCTGTAAGGACTACAAAAATTTATCCCCCGATGTCAGCTTCCGTCGCATCTATGAATATGCAGGTGGCGACTGGCAGGAAGACAACGGCGTCTGGCAGCAAAATGTCTTTGCCTATTACTTATCCATTGCCTGCAACCATTGCGAAGATCCCGCCTGCACCAAAGTCTGCCCAAGTGGTGCGATGCACAAACGCGAAGACGGTTTTGTGGTGGTGAATGAGGACGTTTGTATTGGCTGCCGTTACTGCCATATGGCGTGCCCGTACGGTGCGCCGCAATACAATGCTGAAAAAGGCCACATGACCAAATGCGATGGCTGTTACTCGCGCATTGCTGAAGGCAAGAAGCCAATTTGTGTTGAATCCTGCCCGTTACGTGCACTGGATATGGCCCCGATTGACGAACTGCGTAAAAAATATGGTGTGCAAGCCGCTATTGCTCCGCTGCCGTCAGCGCACTTCACCAAGCCAAATATTGTGATTAAACCCAATGCCAACAGCCGCCCTTGTGGGGATAAAACCGGCTACCTGGCGAATCCAGAGGAGGTTTGA
- a CDS encoding DUF1161 domain-containing protein has translation MKRSIWLGVCLLIATTPVLAAQTSCDTVKADIQQKIIKNGVPETGFTLTIVPNDQASQPDAQVVGHCANDTQKILYTRTSSGNYPASGGNTQDGTPAEPQ, from the coding sequence ATGAAACGCTCAATTTGGCTGGGTGTATGTCTGTTAATCGCGACCACTCCGGTACTCGCCGCGCAGACGTCATGCGATACAGTCAAGGCCGACATTCAGCAAAAAATTATTAAAAATGGTGTCCCGGAAACGGGGTTTACTTTGACGATAGTGCCAAATGATCAGGCCTCTCAACCTGATGCACAAGTTGTTGGCCACTGCGCTAATGATACTCAGAAAATTCTCTATACGCGTACCAGCAGCGGAAACTATCCCGCTAGCGGCGGAAATACTCAGGACGGTACACCCGCTGAACCGCAGTAA
- the add gene encoding adenosine deaminase, whose amino-acid sequence MIDTSIPLTDLHRHLDGNIRAQTILDLGRQFNLSLPADSLEALRPHVQVVETAPDLVSFLQKLDWGVKVLASLDACRRVAWENIEDAARNGLHYVELRFSPGYMAMTHNLPVAGVVEAVIEGVRQGCRDFGVEARLIGILSRTFGEAACEAELDALLTHRDHITALDLAGDELGFPGSLFLNHFNRARDAGWHITVHAGEAAGPESIWQAIRELGAERIGHGVKAVEDPALMDFLAEHGIGIESCLTSNIQTSTVASLDKHPLITFLNKGVLATINTDDPAVQGIDIIHEYTVAAPQAGLSAAHIRTAQENGLKIAFLSEAEKQALIAKVRAA is encoded by the coding sequence ATGATTGATACCTCCATCCCATTAACCGATTTGCACCGTCATCTTGATGGTAATATTCGTGCACAAACGATCCTCGATCTAGGCCGCCAGTTTAACCTGTCACTCCCGGCTGATTCTCTTGAAGCACTTCGTCCTCATGTACAAGTCGTGGAAACCGCGCCTGATTTGGTTAGTTTCCTGCAAAAACTCGACTGGGGCGTGAAAGTCCTGGCCTCTCTGGATGCCTGTCGCCGTGTGGCATGGGAAAATATTGAAGATGCCGCACGCAACGGCCTGCATTATGTGGAGCTGCGCTTCTCGCCAGGATATATGGCGATGACGCATAACTTGCCGGTCGCCGGTGTGGTAGAAGCGGTGATTGAAGGCGTGCGTCAAGGCTGCCGCGACTTTGGTGTTGAAGCACGTCTGATCGGCATTCTGAGCCGTACGTTTGGTGAGGCCGCATGCGAAGCTGAGTTGGATGCCCTGCTGACTCATCGCGACCACATTACCGCGCTTGACCTTGCAGGTGATGAACTGGGTTTCCCGGGCAGCTTATTCTTGAACCACTTTAACCGCGCACGCGATGCTGGCTGGCATATCACCGTCCACGCGGGCGAAGCAGCTGGCCCGGAAAGTATCTGGCAGGCGATTCGTGAACTGGGTGCGGAGCGTATCGGTCACGGTGTGAAAGCTGTTGAAGACCCGGCACTGATGGATTTCCTGGCTGAACACGGTATCGGTATCGAATCCTGCCTGACATCAAATATTCAAACCAGCACCGTGGCATCTTTGGATAAGCATCCATTGATTACCTTCCTGAATAAAGGTGTGCTGGCGACCATTAATACCGATGATCCGGCAGTCCAGGGTATCGATATTATTCATGAATATACAGTTGCGGCCCCGCAAGCGGGTCTGAGCGCGGCACACATCCGTACCGCGCAAGAGAATGGTTTGAAAATTGCCTTCCTCAGTGAAGCGGAAAAGCAGGCGCTGATCGCTAAAGTTCGCGCCGCGTAA
- a CDS encoding phospholipase D family nuclease has translation MPALKKFHLLTIASALLLPLTAFSSPSVQVGFSPEGSARELVLKTINQAHTSIEMIGYSFQAPDIAQALVNAHSHGVNVRVVVDERRNQVKASRNTMQYVASHGVELRIDGHYHIQHDKTIIVDDRTVETGSFNFAPSAETENSENVVVINDMPDVTRQYIAHWQSRWDLGKPYAV, from the coding sequence ATGCCAGCGCTTAAAAAATTTCACCTCCTGACAATAGCCTCCGCTCTCTTGCTGCCATTAACAGCATTTTCGTCCCCTAGCGTACAGGTCGGTTTCTCGCCTGAAGGTTCTGCGCGTGAATTGGTGTTGAAGACAATAAATCAGGCACACACGTCGATAGAAATGATTGGCTATTCTTTCCAGGCTCCAGATATCGCACAGGCACTGGTAAATGCACACTCTCATGGCGTTAACGTGCGTGTTGTGGTGGATGAAAGGCGCAATCAGGTTAAAGCCAGCAGGAATACGATGCAGTATGTCGCGTCCCACGGGGTTGAACTACGAATTGACGGGCATTACCACATACAGCACGACAAGACGATTATCGTTGACGATCGCACCGTCGAAACGGGCTCGTTTAACTTCGCCCCTTCCGCCGAGACTGAAAACTCAGAAAATGTCGTCGTGATAAACGATATGCCAGACGTGACTCGGCAGTATATTGCGCACTGGCAGTCGCGATGGGACTTGGGCAAACCCTATGCGGTTTAA
- a CDS encoding YnfC family lipoprotein, with product MKKIIILSALVASVAGCDNQNNTLSYTPEMASFSNEFDFDPLRGPVKDFTQTLINQKGEVIKRVVGLVSEEGCFNELEFHDLESNTGATLVLNANYYIDAITHERRVKLQGKCQLAELPQAVLTYETDDKGFVVAAHGKETSIVYRYDADGFPLGKTTQSNDETLTITAKTGSDLKKKLDFTSESMLNGKSIAQVKQTCDYDGHFNPLECVLNITDLNAKPSKVETYIIKNDINYY from the coding sequence GTGAAGAAAATCATTATCCTTAGTGCGCTGGTAGCCTCTGTTGCCGGGTGTGATAATCAGAATAATACGCTCTCCTATACGCCAGAAATGGCCAGTTTTTCAAATGAGTTCGACTTTGATCCATTACGCGGGCCAGTCAAAGATTTCACCCAAACGCTCATCAATCAGAAGGGCGAAGTGATAAAACGCGTCGTGGGTCTGGTGTCGGAAGAAGGGTGTTTTAACGAACTTGAATTTCATGATCTGGAAAGCAACACCGGCGCTACGCTTGTGCTGAATGCTAACTATTATATCGATGCGATTACCCATGAAAGACGCGTGAAACTGCAGGGTAAATGCCAACTGGCGGAGTTACCCCAGGCGGTCCTCACTTATGAAACCGACGATAAAGGCTTTGTGGTCGCAGCACACGGTAAAGAGACATCGATAGTTTATCGCTACGATGCGGACGGTTTCCCATTAGGCAAAACGACGCAATCGAATGATGAAACCCTGACTATCACCGCGAAAACAGGCAGTGATCTCAAGAAAAAACTCGATTTCACATCTGAAAGTATGTTGAACGGTAAATCTATTGCGCAGGTTAAACAAACCTGCGATTACGACGGCCATTTTAATCCACTGGAATGTGTGCTGAACATTACCGATCTCAATGCTAAGCCGTCCAAAGTTGAAACGTACATCATCAAGAATGACATCAATTACTATTGA
- the ynfE gene encoding selenate/tellurate reductase subunit YnfE, whose translation MSNQSCPNGITRRNLMKTSAIGGLALAVGGISLPFGLRAAAAAVGDAVSPNEDKVVWGACSVNCGSRCALRLHVRDNEVTWVETDNTGNDVYGDHQVRACLRGRSIRRRINHPERLNYPMKRVGKRGEGKFERISWDEALDTITNSLKNTVEKYGNEAVYINYTSGIVGGNITRSSPSASLITRLMNSYGGFLGQYGTYSTAQIACAMPYTYGTNDGNSTSDIENSKLVVLFGNNPAETRMSGGGITYYLEQARERSNARMIVIDPRYTDTAAGREDEWLPIRPGTDAALVAGIAHVLITQNLVDQPFLDKYCVGYDEKTLPEGAPANGHYKAWILGQGDDGVEKSPRWASAITGIPVDKIIKLAYEIGSTKPAYIAQGWGPQRQANGELTARAIAMLPILTGNVGISGGNSGARESTYTITIERMPVLVNPVKTQISCFSWTDAITRGPEMTAKRDGVRGKDKLDVPIKFIWNYAGNTIINQHSDINKTHDTLQDDSKCEMIVVIENFMTSSAKYADILLPDLMTVEQEDIIPNDYAGNMGYLIFIQPATEPKFERKPIYWITSEVARRLGPDIHQKFTEGRTQEQWLQFLYAKMLEKDPQLPSYEELRAMGIYKRKDPNGHFVAYKAFRTDPDANPLKTPSGKIEIYSSKLADIAASWELEKDETISPLPIYASTFDGWDAPERSSYPLQLFGFHYKARTHSSYGNIDVLKAACRQEVWINPIDAQARGIANGDMVRVFNGRGELRIPAKVTPRIMPGVTAMGQGAWHEANMAGDRIDHGSCINTLTTQRPSPLAKGNPQHTNLVEIQKA comes from the coding sequence ATGTCGAACCAATCTTGCCCTAATGGAATAACCCGTCGAAACCTGATGAAGACCAGCGCCATTGGCGGGCTGGCCCTCGCGGTGGGGGGAATATCCCTGCCATTTGGCTTGCGAGCCGCAGCCGCGGCGGTGGGAGATGCTGTTTCCCCTAATGAAGATAAAGTCGTTTGGGGAGCCTGTTCAGTAAACTGCGGTAGCCGCTGCGCCCTGCGTTTACACGTGCGCGATAATGAAGTCACCTGGGTTGAAACGGATAACACCGGTAACGATGTCTATGGTGATCACCAGGTGCGCGCCTGCTTGCGTGGTCGTTCAATTCGCCGACGTATTAACCATCCTGAGCGCCTGAACTACCCAATGAAACGCGTCGGTAAACGTGGTGAAGGGAAATTTGAGCGAATCTCATGGGATGAAGCGCTGGATACCATCACTAACAGCCTGAAAAACACAGTAGAAAAATACGGTAACGAAGCGGTTTACATTAACTACACTTCGGGGATTGTTGGCGGCAACATCACGCGCTCCTCACCCAGTGCATCGTTGATTACTCGCCTGATGAACAGCTACGGCGGCTTCCTCGGCCAATACGGCACCTACAGCACCGCGCAAATTGCCTGCGCCATGCCGTACACCTACGGCACCAACGATGGAAACAGCACCTCCGATATCGAGAACAGTAAGCTGGTCGTCTTATTCGGTAATAATCCTGCCGAAACCCGCATGAGCGGAGGCGGCATCACCTATTACCTGGAACAGGCGCGTGAACGCTCCAATGCGCGAATGATCGTTATCGACCCTCGCTACACCGATACCGCAGCTGGACGTGAAGATGAGTGGCTCCCTATTCGTCCAGGTACAGATGCCGCATTAGTTGCCGGTATCGCCCACGTTTTGATTACCCAAAACCTCGTCGATCAACCCTTCCTCGATAAATACTGTGTCGGATACGATGAAAAAACGCTGCCGGAGGGCGCTCCTGCCAACGGTCACTATAAAGCCTGGATCCTCGGCCAGGGTGATGATGGCGTTGAAAAATCCCCACGTTGGGCATCAGCAATTACCGGTATTCCGGTTGATAAAATCATCAAACTTGCCTACGAAATTGGCAGCACCAAACCGGCGTATATCGCGCAGGGTTGGGGACCACAGCGCCAGGCAAACGGCGAACTGACTGCCCGCGCCATCGCTATGTTGCCGATCTTGACCGGAAACGTGGGAATTAGCGGAGGTAACAGCGGTGCGCGTGAATCCACTTACACCATCACCATTGAGCGTATGCCGGTATTAGTTAACCCGGTGAAAACGCAAATCTCCTGCTTTAGTTGGACTGACGCGATTACACGCGGCCCGGAAATGACCGCCAAACGCGATGGCGTGCGAGGGAAAGATAAGCTCGACGTGCCCATTAAGTTCATTTGGAACTACGCCGGTAACACCATTATCAACCAGCATTCTGACATCAACAAAACGCACGATACGCTGCAAGACGATAGCAAGTGCGAGATGATTGTGGTCATTGAGAACTTCATGACCTCTTCGGCAAAATACGCCGATATCCTGCTGCCGGACTTAATGACCGTCGAACAAGAAGACATCATTCCTAACGACTACGCCGGCAATATGGGTTACCTGATTTTTATCCAACCCGCCACGGAACCGAAATTTGAGCGCAAGCCAATTTACTGGATCACCAGCGAAGTGGCTCGTCGTTTAGGGCCGGATATTCATCAGAAATTTACCGAAGGGCGCACTCAGGAGCAGTGGCTACAGTTTTTGTACGCGAAGATGCTGGAAAAAGATCCCCAATTACCGTCGTATGAAGAACTGCGCGCAATGGGGATTTATAAACGTAAAGACCCGAACGGTCATTTTGTCGCGTACAAAGCCTTCCGCACCGACCCGGACGCCAATCCATTAAAAACGCCTTCCGGTAAAATCGAAATCTACTCCAGCAAACTTGCAGACATCGCCGCCAGTTGGGAGTTAGAAAAAGACGAAACCATCAGTCCACTGCCTATTTACGCCTCCACCTTCGACGGCTGGGATGCACCAGAGCGCAGCTCGTATCCGCTTCAACTGTTCGGCTTCCATTACAAAGCCCGTACCCACTCGAGCTACGGCAATATTGATGTGCTGAAAGCCGCCTGCCGCCAGGAAGTGTGGATTAACCCGATTGATGCCCAGGCTCGCGGTATCGCCAACGGCGATATGGTGCGGGTGTTTAATGGTCGCGGTGAGTTGCGTATTCCGGCAAAAGTCACGCCGCGCATCATGCCTGGGGTCACAGCGATGGGCCAGGGTGCCTGGCACGAAGCCAACATGGCCGGTGACCGTATCGACCACGGCTCATGTATCAACACGTTGACCACTCAGCGCCCTTCCCCTTTGGCGAAAGGGAATCCGCAACATACTAATCTGGTCGAAATCCAAAAGGCATAG
- a CDS encoding bile acid:sodium symporter family protein — protein sequence MKWLQRLKIDTFLLIMIAVVVIASLFPCEGAVKTAFEYLTTAAIALLFFMHGAKLSRDAIVAGMGHWKLHLVVFLSTFALFPLLGLAMGFLSPGILNQPLYMGFLYLCALPATVQSAIAFTSVAGGNVAAAVCSASASSILGIFLSPVLVGALMNTQEGTTDTLHAIGKIILQLMVPFVVGHLSRPLIGRWVDKHKKLISMTDRSSILLVVYVAFSEAVVEGIWQQVNGTALLAILGCSIVLLAIVLVVNTWVARFMGFNTADEITIVFCGSKKSLANGVPMANVLFPASAVGMMVLPLMIFHQVQLMVCAVLAQRYARKTAKEKRALESVS from the coding sequence ATGAAGTGGTTGCAGCGCCTGAAAATCGATACTTTTTTACTGATTATGATCGCCGTCGTGGTCATTGCTTCGCTTTTCCCCTGCGAAGGTGCGGTTAAAACTGCATTTGAATACCTGACCACGGCCGCGATTGCGCTGCTGTTTTTCATGCACGGGGCAAAACTTTCCCGGGATGCAATTGTGGCAGGCATGGGGCACTGGAAACTCCATCTTGTGGTTTTCCTCAGCACCTTCGCGCTTTTCCCACTGTTGGGGCTGGCGATGGGCTTTCTTTCGCCTGGCATCCTGAATCAACCGCTGTACATGGGCTTCCTGTACCTCTGCGCGTTGCCTGCGACTGTACAGTCGGCAATTGCCTTCACCTCGGTCGCAGGCGGAAACGTGGCGGCGGCGGTATGTAGCGCTTCGGCATCCAGTATTCTGGGGATTTTCCTGTCACCAGTTTTAGTCGGTGCATTAATGAATACGCAGGAAGGCACCACTGACACACTGCATGCCATTGGCAAAATCATCCTGCAATTGATGGTGCCGTTTGTGGTGGGGCATTTGTCGCGCCCACTGATTGGTCGTTGGGTCGATAAACATAAAAAACTGATCAGCATGACCGACAGGTCATCTATTTTGCTGGTGGTGTATGTGGCCTTTAGCGAAGCGGTAGTGGAAGGTATTTGGCAGCAGGTTAATGGCACCGCGTTGTTAGCCATTTTGGGCTGCTCAATTGTGTTGCTGGCGATAGTTCTGGTAGTCAATACCTGGGTCGCGCGTTTTATGGGGTTCAACACGGCGGACGAAATTACCATTGTGTTCTGTGGCTCCAAAAAAAGCCTCGCGAACGGTGTGCCGATGGCAAACGTGCTGTTCCCGGCCAGTGCTGTGGGCATGATGGTTTTGCCTTTGATGATATTCCATCAGGTGCAATTGATGGTCTGTGCGGTGCTGGCGCAGCGTTATGCACGCAAAACGGCGAAGGAAAAGAGAGCGCTTGAGTCAGTCTCCTGA
- a CDS encoding dimethyl sulfoxide reductase anchor subunit family protein → MGSGWHEWPLVLFTVLGQCVVGAVIVMGLAWNAASNNSELQQRVVRSMFFIWLIMGIAFIASVMHLGSPLRAFNSLNRVGQSALSNEIASGSVFFAVGGLWWLLAVLKKIPVAIGKVWLAATMVLGLVFVWAMTRVYQIDIVPTWHNSYTTWSFFLTVLLGGPLLGTLLLQTVRYSFHDSKLATLSALALFAAMAIIVLQGSELADIQSSVQHASALVPDYASLQVWRIALIALGLGCWICPMVRRTPPKTAGLLFGLILVIVGECIGRGIFYGLHMTVGMAVTG, encoded by the coding sequence ATGGGAAGCGGATGGCATGAATGGCCGTTGGTGTTGTTTACTGTACTGGGCCAGTGCGTCGTTGGAGCGGTAATCGTGATGGGACTGGCATGGAATGCCGCCAGTAATAACAGCGAATTACAGCAACGGGTCGTTCGATCCATGTTCTTTATCTGGCTGATCATGGGCATTGCATTTATCGCCTCGGTGATGCATCTGGGCTCACCACTGCGAGCATTCAACTCGCTTAATCGCGTCGGGCAATCGGCATTGAGCAATGAAATTGCCAGTGGGTCGGTGTTCTTTGCGGTTGGCGGTTTATGGTGGTTGCTTGCAGTACTGAAAAAAATACCGGTCGCGATTGGCAAGGTGTGGCTGGCTGCAACCATGGTGCTGGGGCTGGTCTTCGTCTGGGCAATGACCCGTGTCTACCAGATTGATATCGTGCCAACCTGGCACAACAGTTACACAACGTGGAGTTTCTTTTTGACGGTTCTTCTGGGCGGCCCGCTACTGGGAACACTGCTGCTCCAGACGGTACGGTATTCATTCCACGACAGTAAACTGGCGACGCTTAGCGCTTTGGCTCTGTTTGCGGCAATGGCCATCATCGTATTGCAAGGCAGCGAACTGGCGGATATTCAGAGCTCAGTACAGCACGCCAGCGCGTTAGTACCTGATTATGCCTCGTTGCAGGTGTGGCGTATTGCACTGATAGCGCTCGGATTGGGCTGCTGGATTTGCCCAATGGTACGACGCACCCCGCCCAAAACAGCCGGGTTATTGTTCGGATTAATATTGGTCATTGTCGGTGAATGTATTGGTCGTGGAATTTTTTACGGCCTGCATATGACCGTCGGCATGGCGGTAACAGGTTAA